The window ctcccccccccccccccccaacacctggAACGTTCTATGTTCATCTTCTAACTACTGATTCTTACTAATCCTTTGTTTGCTGCATAAAAGAGCCTCCTGCTGGCAGGATTCAAAGTTTCATCATTCACCAAATTCCtctttttgattaattttaaGTTTCTTCTTTTGAGACAAATTAATATGCTAAGCAATCACTCCAGTCTTTCAAGACTCCTAGGAAGACAACCCCTCTCCCCTAGAAAGGGTGGAATCTCTGGTCTGACCTTCCAGCCTGGAAAAGTACTGTGGAAGACTAATATGTGTTGAATTAAGtacagcagctctcctgggctcTCAGGATTCTTTCAGGAGCTGAATCTTAGGGGTGAGTTACTGGAAAGGTGGTCGGAGCTTCCCTAAAGTGTTAGATTTCCAGGTCACCTAGGCTGAAAGAATGTTGTTGCACATAGAGCCTGAAAAGAGCATATACAACTGAAAATCCCCCAGGATCCATgactggagaagaggaagaggactGAACACTGTACTCACCCACTTGCGAGGCCTCCCTCTTGGCCTTTTCCCAGAAGGTTCTACCTTCGttgaaaacaaagggaaaaaaaaagtattttcaccTCTCATACTTGCTAGGCACCGTGAGTAATACACTGAACATGGCCAAGGTGACCTCTGTATAAAGTTCTTGTAAGACAAGTAGCAGAAAAGGCTAAAGCTGGGGATAGAAGACAGTTGAGGAGGAAACACCTGCCAGACTATGCTGGTTGTGATTATTTGGCAATGGTGGAGGAGAAACGCTAGAAGGAAGCTGCTGAACAGGCAGCGGCAACACAGGAAGGCTGGGAGGTGAGTTAAGACAAAGACCACAATAACTGATTTGTCCAACAGTGGCAATTAAGGCTGCGCTGAATTAGAGACAACTTTCACTGTCTATCTGTAAAGCTAAGAGAAGCCTCCCTGCTTGTCCCTCTAGCAACGCTTAAAGGAAAAGTGACAGCCAGCTTCTCTCtcccataaaagaaaataagccatTTACTCTTACCGTTTGTCCAGATACAGTAGTCACCTTCTTGCTTCCTTTTGGCCTTCCTCGTGGTTTCTTCGCTGGCAATGGTCCTACAGCCTCCTCCTGGGACAAAAGGAGAAAACCATTTAAGTGGGATGATCCCTGGAACAACTTACAGCTTCTCATTTTAATGTATCTTAGACTGTCTTACGCCAATTAGAGCACCCAGACCACTAAATACATGTTCGTCTCTGCCTTTCCAGCTGCTGAAGTGCATTAGAAGATGGCCAGTAATACTTCCACCCCTTTATCTTTTGGTCTGTGGAAATTAATAAATCCCAAGGACTCTGACTATAGTGTCTGGAATGAGGAGAGAAAAAGCCTTGGCCTTCTTCCCTCTATCTAGCTACTGGTGCAGAAACAGAGCGTGGTGACACCTGAAAGTCTCCAGACTGGAACAGAGATCTGGCCAGCTGCTCTCATGCCATTTCCTGGCCTGAACAGTCACGGCCTGCTACAGTAGAGGCAACTCTGAAGCCAGTGGCTAAGATGCCCCATGGTGCACACGCTACTGCTTTCCTGAATAGCAATAATATTTATCACAGAATGCCTCAGCTTCCCTTGCTCCTTGTTAGCGAGCCACTTCCCAGGGCTGCCTGCAAATCCCAACAGGCTAATGCCACAGCATCCTCAGGCAGCCTCTTAGGGTGATGTGCCCTCACCTGGGGCTGCTTCTTTGgtcttcccctctttctcttcAGGCCCTCGGTCAGTGTAGATGAGCTGGGGTTCACCGGCCTCTCGTTGCTCATGTTGGCAGTTTCCACTGTTTCCAGATGATAATCCAACAGGGTTATTTTTCCATGGACTGGGAAAGAAaacttgtctcttctttttttcccaatcttGTTACAGATTCTCCTCTACCTGCAAGGCTGAAATGGTGAGAGAGAATCAGGCATGACAGCTTGCTATTGTTTTCATCAGCTGGAAGAGTCTGTGACATAGCAGACTTTCAGAAGTGTAACCGTGCTTTATAAACATTAATGAACCATTCTCTTACACGGCCCATTCCTCAGCTTTCTGAGCCTTTTGCCAAAGGAGCCAATTGCTCCAGGTACTAGAGCATGTTGGTACCTGCATCTACCTTTCCCCGCCTTGTCGGCCAGTTTAATCCAAACTGACAAAGCCAATGTCTTCAGCTCTCTGAACTCTCCTCTTTGTAGGCTTCCTTtgcctgaggagggaggaggtgggagacaAAGTGGTGGTGAGTTGTAAACACCCCATTCAAGGGTAAAGCTCCATTTGGAACTCCTACATCATCAGAGACCAGAGGTAATCCTGAAACCCAAATCCACAGCAAAGAGAGCCTTATATCAGGATGCTTGAGAGAGCAAGTATCAGGGTACCAACTCTTTAAGAGATGAATTTAGCTCTAGAGCTGCCCCTCAAGAGTTTGTTCACTGACTGAACAGGCACTGTCTGAAGAGATGGCCTGACGCCATTTCAGAGCACCCAGGCCTCTGGTCCTACACAAGACTCACTATTTCCTACAGGACAAACAAGGTCACCCACACTTGGGTGCTGCTTAGATACTGAGCACTGGTTTGTCTGCTGCAAGTTTTGTACCAGCAGGATTGCCAGTCagcctcctcctgtccccaggctCCGCTTAGTGCCTGCTGTGGTTGGAATGAGCCCTGATCTGACTTGTTTGCTCTAAGAAATAACCAAGATCATGAGCTGTCGAGGGTATATAGGAAACCAATGACTTTCCTTGCTTGTGCTTGAGGTTTCTCCTCTGGTGGTGGTTGCCAGAGAAGGTGGCAGTCTGACTGTGAGCATTTACACCCTCACATCCCaaagcaggaaaaggagggaagagaccTTGACCTCAGCTGGCACCTGAATCCCAAGGCACGTTAAGAGAGATGGCGGTCATTGGTCTTGCTTGCATGTGAGGTAAACCCTATCCAAGGATCCCAGTTCAGCTCTCAGTTTGCTGATCTGCTTGAAAAAGGCACTTGGAGCCCCCCACCAGACCTTGGCACCCTCCTTTCCTTCTTACACAGGAGGGAGGGCTCAGGAAGATGCAAGGGGCTGTGGGGACTGAGCCTGGGTGGACAGaggccagcagtgctggctgaCTGAATCCTCATTTGTCAGTAATTGTTACCACAAAATAAACAGCTGAGAATAGTGCAGCTGGGAAAGCGACACCATTGCTTGCTGAGGAAAGCAGGAGTAAATAGATGAACAACGCACTTCTACCTTCTGTGCAAAGTCATTGCCTTCTCCTTCTCACCTAGGCGTTGCAGATTTAATCTGCCTTGGCTACAGAAGCTCTTCTCCTCCACCTGAGAAATGTTTTTCGCAGCTCTTTTCTCTACctcttttgtttctcctttctgccttgtTAAATGAAAGGTAACAACAGCATGCTAAAACAGCTCTGTCCCATCAGCCTTGAGTGCTGCTGGGTCCCTAAGTCCCTCTGGCAGGCTCTACCTGAGGCAATAAAGGCAGCATTGCAAGTAAGAGCACAGCTGCATCGTGTAGAAGAGCGTgactgttttcttcaaaataatgcTGGAGGGCAGAAGTTGGGTTCAGTTCCAGTTCATGCATGAGCAACCCTACCTAGCAAACTCCCTGGATGTCCCTTGGTGCACACTGTTGGGACCCAGCTCAGAGGTGCTGCTGCACACTCGGCTTTTCTATCAAAACCTCTGATCAGAGGGCAATGGAAAGACTGGTTGATGATGATGGTTGACGAAAGACTCAGGTCTCTGAGATCAGGCTGCATCTGAAGGGGagacagttagaaaaaaaaaaaaaaaaaggtttctttgtaCTTGCAAGTCGTGCACAGTTGCCACCAAGTCCCTGAGAGACAAGTATGAAACACTTTTGCAGTCTCTTTCAGCAAAGAGCTGTGCTTTTAGAAACTGTTACCAGAGCGTTGTAGCTTGATCAGATGTCAAGTCCCAAAGATGAGAGGGCCTTAACTGAAGATGACAATATTGTGCCCTCTGGTCCAGCTACTGTTTCCTGCATTCTCATTTACTGGTCAGAACTGGGGCTCAAACAGACTTGTGCTGGTCTTGGCATCTGGGGCTGGCTGAGGCAGGAAGGAGTCACTCAGGTACATGGACCCTGGGCTGCTTTAGGAGCAGAGAAGCCTCAGTGCCTCTTCCCAAAGGCAGGTCTAAGCCAGCCCTGCCTCGTGCTGCACACATCTGCTGCGGCATCAGCCCAGAGTGCAGCAAAGGTGTCTTGAAGGTTCATGAGCCTGAGCAGCCCCTCAGCCACCAGAGGCAATGGAATAGACATCGCCATAGGAATGGACAAGCGTGAAAGTGCTGTCCAAGCCAGGTTCCTGAGAAGAGATTGCGGCTGCTCTGACAACACAGCTTCTACCTATGGATCACAGTAATTGGAAAGCACTGGTTCAGTGCTTCTTGGAATTCAGGTCCTAATGCTAATATGGAGAAAAGTGTTATGGAGGAAATACAAACACGTCCTTGAAAAGCATCATACTTGCacatttttcccctgtttttccctGGTAATGGTGAAGCATAAGGAACAGGCTGAATGATGGGCTATGGCAGATATTGTCAAAGATAACAGCAGATGTAGTTATAGCTAGGGGAGGCGATGCTGATAGGAGAGCtaagtatttgtattttatttttcagtctcagaTTGCACTCTCTGCTTGGTCACCTCAGGTTGGACACGCAGAATCTGAAAATGTCACTGGCAAATGCAGCAAGAAAACTTCCAGCCTTCACTCTATATTCTAACCAAATGTATGCAGTCATGACAGCCACTGAAGCCATTGCTCTTATTGACACAGCCTCTCTCATGAGTTCACTGTAACTGAAACCTGCGTTAAATCCAAATTTTGCATTCAAGTGGGAGCAACCACAGcatacagaattaattttttccccagatgcaA is drawn from Chroicocephalus ridibundus chromosome 10, bChrRid1.1, whole genome shotgun sequence and contains these coding sequences:
- the LOC134521386 gene encoding high mobility group protein HMGI-C-like isoform X2; translation: MSNERPVNPSSSTLTEGLKRKRGRPKKQPQEEAVGPLPAKKPRGRPKGSKKVTTVSGQTVEPSGKRPRGRPRKWPQLVVQEGVPQEGNPQGSSDLNLNSAPATQGEDF
- the LOC134521386 gene encoding high mobility group protein HMGI-C-like isoform X1, translating into MSNERPVNPSSSTLTEGLKRKRGRPKKQPQEEAVGPLPAKKPRGRPKGSKKVTTVSGQTVEPSGKRPRGRPRKWPQLVVQEGVPQEGNPQGSSDLNLNSAPATQGVTGKDGSRPGKTTGVRRSLSNIPATAQ